The Methylomagnum ishizawai genome has a window encoding:
- a CDS encoding GNAT family N-acetyltransferase — translation MTHPIHLETPRLHLRPWLPADRVPFAALNADPKVMEYFPAPLSRAESDALADRCQALIEARGWGFWAVERQDGGGFIGMVGLHTPDGLPFPPCVEVGWRLAFRHWGRGYATEAARAAVAFGFGTLDLPDIVAFTAETNLRSRRVMRRLGMAEAGGFDHPKVAEGSPLRRHRLYRLSRADWETA, via the coding sequence ATGACCCATCCCATCCACCTCGAAACCCCACGCCTCCACCTCCGCCCCTGGCTTCCCGCCGACCGCGTTCCCTTCGCCGCCTTGAACGCCGATCCCAAGGTCATGGAATACTTCCCCGCCCCGCTGTCCCGCGCCGAAAGCGACGCCCTGGCCGATCGCTGCCAAGCCTTGATCGAAGCGCGGGGCTGGGGTTTCTGGGCCGTCGAGCGCCAGGACGGCGGCGGATTCATCGGCATGGTCGGCCTGCACACGCCGGATGGGCTGCCGTTCCCGCCCTGCGTGGAGGTCGGTTGGCGGTTGGCGTTCCGGCATTGGGGCCGGGGTTACGCCACCGAAGCGGCGCGGGCGGCGGTGGCTTTCGGGTTCGGGACGCTGGATTTGCCGGACATCGTGGCTTTCACCGCCGAAACGAACCTCCGTTCCCGGCGGGTCATGCGGCGGCTGGGGATGGCGGAAGCCGGTGGTTTCGACCATCCCAAGGTGGCGGAAGGCTCGCCCCTCCGGCGGCATCGTCTTTATCGGTTGTCCCGCGCGGACTGGGAAACCGCTTGA
- the rapA gene encoding RNA polymerase-associated protein RapA, whose product MPDFVPGQRWISETEPELGLGIVLAVEHSRVTMLFIASSERRTYAANNAPLTRVRFNPGETVESVDGWKMKVEAVRERQGILTYEGTDEDGAPARLEEMELNHFLQFNKPQDRLFTGQLDSSATFRLRHATLNLLGRLEQSEVRGLCGGRTSAIPHQLYIAHEVARRAAPRVLLADEVGLGKTIEAGLIMHHQLLVGRAERVLILVPEPLLHQWLVEMRRRFNLRFSLFDEERYDETGEDNPFQTEQLVLCSLDFLANDPRHRAHALAAGWDLCVVDEAHHLEWSEETASPEYTFVEALGQVSPGLLLLTATPEQLGKQSHFARLRLLDPDRFYSYERFLEEEREYEALADVINHLLDDPELDLSTLARLQALITQDLAEETFARLGQPETAAQARQDLIQLLLDRHGTGRILFRNTRATVQGFPARELLGHALPLPAAYRGLPGTDPAAFLHPETLFPQDAGDWWKQDPRVSWLTRTLKQLRPAKVLVICAKAQTAIDLEEALRVAGIKAAAFHEGLSIVARDRAAAWFADSEDGAQVLVCSEIGSEGRNFQFAHHLALFDLPLNPDLLEQRIGRLDRIGQADTIRIHAAYFEGGAQNLLFRWYHEGLNAFAQPNPAAPAVFARLRGELTDLLLRPDPARENALIADAAHLSAAIQQALHQGRDRLLELNSCRNEEAGRLVALVQAEDADDKLWPYLEQVFDVYGVNVEEHSEDCHILQQGEHLRTQFPELTEDGATVTLNRSIGLAREDMLFLTWEHPMVRGAMDLIVNGGQGNAALSVVRHPDLDPGQLLVEAFYLVDCTAPKRLRIGRYFPPTLLRFLYDQTGDNLGVLPFDSLIDQPRQFDREQAVELIRGQRKLITQLLALAEREAKAKLPHLVAESAKRMVDAETRELKRMVALKRVNPNVRKEELERIKEEALEMNACIQAANLRLDAVRVIITA is encoded by the coding sequence TTGCCCGACTTCGTCCCCGGACAACGCTGGATCAGCGAAACCGAACCCGAATTGGGACTCGGCATCGTGCTTGCCGTCGAACACAGCCGCGTCACGATGCTCTTCATCGCCAGCAGCGAACGGCGCACCTACGCCGCCAACAACGCCCCGCTCACCCGCGTCCGCTTCAACCCCGGCGAAACCGTGGAAAGCGTCGATGGCTGGAAAATGAAGGTGGAGGCGGTGCGGGAACGACAGGGCATCCTCACCTACGAGGGCACCGACGAGGACGGCGCGCCGGCCCGCCTCGAAGAAATGGAACTCAACCATTTCCTGCAATTCAACAAGCCGCAGGACCGCCTGTTCACCGGCCAGTTGGACAGTTCCGCCACTTTCCGCCTGCGCCACGCAACCCTGAACCTGCTGGGCCGCCTGGAACAATCGGAAGTGCGGGGCCTGTGCGGCGGACGCACCAGCGCCATCCCCCACCAGCTCTATATCGCCCACGAAGTCGCCCGCCGCGCCGCCCCCCGCGTCCTGCTGGCCGACGAGGTGGGCTTGGGCAAGACCATCGAAGCCGGCCTCATCATGCACCATCAATTGCTGGTGGGCCGGGCCGAGCGGGTGCTGATCCTGGTGCCGGAACCCTTGCTGCATCAATGGCTGGTGGAAATGCGGCGGCGCTTCAACCTGCGCTTCAGCCTGTTCGACGAGGAGCGCTACGACGAAACCGGCGAGGACAATCCGTTCCAAACCGAGCAGTTGGTACTGTGCAGCCTGGATTTCCTGGCCAACGATCCGCGCCACCGGGCGCACGCCCTGGCGGCGGGCTGGGATTTGTGCGTGGTGGACGAGGCCCATCATCTCGAATGGTCGGAGGAAACAGCCAGCCCCGAATACACCTTCGTCGAGGCGCTGGGCCAGGTCTCGCCCGGCCTGTTGCTGCTGACCGCCACCCCGGAACAACTCGGCAAGCAAAGCCATTTCGCCCGGCTCAGGCTGCTGGACCCCGACCGTTTCTATAGCTACGAGCGCTTCCTGGAAGAAGAGCGCGAATACGAGGCGCTGGCCGATGTCATCAACCACCTGCTGGACGACCCGGAGCTCGACCTCAGCACCCTGGCCCGGCTCCAAGCCCTCATCACCCAGGATTTGGCCGAGGAAACCTTCGCCCGGCTCGGCCAGCCGGAAACGGCGGCACAAGCCCGCCAGGATTTGATCCAATTGCTGCTCGACCGCCACGGCACGGGCCGCATCCTGTTCCGCAACACCCGCGCCACGGTGCAGGGCTTCCCGGCCCGCGAACTCCTGGGCCACGCCCTGCCCCTGCCCGCGGCCTACCGCGGCCTGCCCGGCACCGACCCCGCCGCGTTCCTGCACCCGGAAACCCTGTTTCCGCAAGACGCGGGCGATTGGTGGAAACAAGACCCCAGGGTGTCCTGGTTGACCCGGACCTTGAAACAGCTGCGCCCGGCCAAGGTGCTGGTGATCTGCGCGAAGGCCCAGACCGCCATCGACCTGGAGGAAGCCCTGCGCGTGGCCGGGATCAAGGCGGCGGCGTTCCACGAAGGCTTGAGCATCGTCGCCCGCGACCGGGCGGCGGCGTGGTTCGCCGATTCGGAGGATGGGGCGCAGGTGTTGGTATGTTCGGAAATCGGCAGCGAGGGCCGCAATTTCCAGTTCGCCCACCATCTGGCCCTGTTCGACCTGCCCTTGAACCCGGATTTGTTGGAACAGCGTATCGGCCGCCTGGACCGCATCGGCCAAGCGGACACCATCCGCATCCATGCCGCCTATTTCGAGGGCGGTGCCCAAAACCTGCTGTTCCGCTGGTATCACGAGGGCTTGAACGCCTTCGCCCAGCCCAATCCGGCCGCGCCCGCCGTGTTCGCCCGGTTGCGCGGGGAATTGACCGACCTGCTGCTGCGCCCCGACCCGGCGCGTGAAAACGCGCTCATCGCCGATGCCGCCCACCTGTCCGCCGCGATCCAACAAGCCCTGCACCAAGGCCGCGACCGTTTGCTGGAACTCAACTCCTGCCGCAACGAGGAAGCCGGACGGCTGGTGGCCCTGGTCCAGGCCGAGGATGCCGACGACAAGCTCTGGCCCTATCTGGAACAGGTGTTCGATGTCTACGGGGTGAATGTCGAGGAACACTCGGAGGATTGCCACATCCTCCAACAAGGCGAGCATCTCCGCACCCAGTTCCCGGAATTGACCGAGGACGGGGCCACCGTCACCTTGAACCGGAGCATCGGCCTGGCCCGCGAGGACATGCTGTTCCTGACCTGGGAACACCCGATGGTGCGCGGGGCGATGGACTTGATCGTCAACGGCGGCCAGGGCAACGCCGCCCTCAGCGTGGTGCGCCATCCCGACCTCGACCCAGGGCAGCTCTTGGTCGAAGCCTTCTACCTGGTCGATTGCACCGCGCCCAAGCGCCTCAGGATCGGGCGCTATTTCCCGCCCACCTTGCTGCGCTTCCTCTACGACCAGACCGGCGACAATCTCGGCGTCCTGCCCTTCGACAGCCTGATCGACCAGCCGCGCCAATTCGACCGCGAGCAGGCGGTGGAACTGATCCGGGGCCAGCGCAAGCTCATCACCCAACTCCTGGCCCTGGCCGAGCGCGAGGCCAAGGCCAAGCTCCCCCACCTCGTCGCCGAGAGCGCCAAGCGCATGGTCGATGCGGAAACCCGCGAACTCAAGCGCATGGTGGCCCTGAAGCGGGTGAACCCGAACGTCCGCAAGGAAGAACTGGAGCGGATCAAGGAAGAAGCTTTGGAAATGAACGCCTGCATCCAGGCGGCGAATTTGCGCTTGGACGCGGTGCGGGTGATTATAACGGCCTAG
- a CDS encoding capsular polysaccharide synthesis protein, with amino-acid sequence MNESVSQGRLSRIIWLLWLQGWDQAPEVAWAGRASWEKRNPGWQVHALDQANVVDFLSPEGSKRVFSTPKQPEAMSDQIRLELLHQHGGVWADATTLCARPLDEWLPQAMPNGFFAFALPGHDRSHGRMIATWFLGAEKGGYIIEQWRNAARRYWNGRARRDNYFWVHLLFTKLHAADPRFQELWDGTPQIASNYLFTHGPRSARLLQEPPPEIERLLASPPSPVFKLTHKFDTPPGPGSLMERLCAFARE; translated from the coding sequence ATGAATGAAAGCGTGAGCCAGGGTCGTTTATCACGGATCATATGGTTGCTTTGGTTACAGGGATGGGACCAAGCCCCGGAAGTTGCTTGGGCTGGGCGTGCGAGTTGGGAAAAGCGTAATCCAGGTTGGCAAGTCCACGCGCTGGACCAAGCTAATGTGGTGGATTTCCTGTCCCCCGAAGGCTCCAAGCGTGTCTTTTCTACGCCGAAACAGCCGGAGGCTATGAGCGACCAAATCCGCTTGGAACTTTTACACCAGCACGGCGGGGTCTGGGCCGACGCGACCACCCTCTGCGCCCGGCCCCTCGACGAGTGGCTCCCGCAAGCCATGCCCAACGGTTTTTTTGCTTTCGCCCTGCCCGGTCACGACCGCAGCCATGGCCGTATGATAGCGACGTGGTTCCTGGGGGCCGAGAAAGGAGGGTATATCATCGAACAGTGGAGGAATGCCGCTCGACGCTACTGGAACGGCCGCGCCCGCCGCGATAACTACTTCTGGGTCCATTTGCTCTTCACCAAACTCCATGCTGCCGACCCCCGTTTCCAGGAGCTATGGGATGGCACGCCCCAGATCGCATCCAATTACCTTTTTACTCATGGCCCCCGTAGCGCTCGGTTATTGCAGGAACCACCGCCAGAAATAGAGCGGCTCCTGGCCTCCCCTCCCTCTCCGGTTTTCAAGCTGACCCACAAGTTCGATACGCCACCAGGGCCGGGTTCGCTCATGGAGCGCTTGTGCGCCTTCGCCAGGGAATAG
- a CDS encoding sulfotransferase family 2 domain-containing protein, with amino-acid sequence MPLFMLEKKLVLFIHVPKAGGSSIEHFLAPHYVGLMDTSYPGGLPCSPQHFHAALLSIVLKNSPIDYKFMVVRHPLRRLESEYKFRKKHFGDVKNMDFEAWVAHALETYLKNPYHLDNHLRPMTEFILPNTQVYKLEDGLERLRDDLHSRYPTAIAKEKAIPHAHETGTEERCGIASKEVADLVYGFYKEDFERWYPDDHKLPAL; translated from the coding sequence ATGCCTTTGTTCATGCTGGAGAAAAAGTTGGTCTTATTTATCCATGTGCCCAAAGCCGGGGGGTCGTCGATAGAGCATTTCCTGGCACCGCATTATGTTGGGTTGATGGATACCTCTTATCCGGGAGGATTGCCTTGCTCCCCACAACATTTCCATGCCGCGCTGCTTTCCATCGTCCTGAAAAACTCCCCCATCGATTATAAATTCATGGTTGTCAGGCATCCTCTGCGGAGGCTGGAAAGTGAATACAAGTTCAGGAAAAAACACTTCGGCGATGTCAAGAATATGGATTTCGAGGCATGGGTCGCCCACGCTCTGGAAACCTACCTAAAAAACCCCTACCACCTCGACAACCATCTACGGCCAATGACCGAGTTCATCCTGCCAAATACCCAAGTCTACAAACTTGAGGATGGTTTGGAACGGCTACGCGACGACCTCCATTCGAGATACCCCACCGCCATCGCCAAGGAAAAAGCGATCCCGCACGCCCATGAAACCGGAACCGAAGAGCGGTGTGGCATCGCGAGCAAGGAAGTCGCCGACCTTGTTTATGGCTTCTACAAGGAGGATTTCGAGCGCTGGTATCCAGACGATCACAAACTTCCAGCCCTTTAG
- a CDS encoding PspA/IM30 family protein, which produces MNPFRRIFVSVKAQLNEVAGDFENHEAVADAAIQELEKLAATTRVRLGRLDRELKTLDERHAALRKDAALWAERAVRVAAEETRALECVRRLEAVEREAGQLAVSLRETQALRQKIRAELDRQTTKLEEAKRRRTLLSSRQFHLEYAQLSDPLGGTEAVDAVFDRWEIRLGAVEPDLAAGTGYDDLAAEFERTEQAESLRRRLAGLVAASNPSQSNTETGE; this is translated from the coding sequence ATGAACCCCTTCAGACGCATCTTCGTCAGTGTCAAGGCGCAACTCAACGAAGTGGCCGGCGATTTCGAGAACCACGAAGCCGTGGCCGACGCCGCCATCCAGGAATTGGAAAAGCTGGCCGCCACCACCCGCGTGCGGCTGGGCCGCCTCGACCGCGAACTGAAAACCCTGGACGAACGCCACGCCGCCCTGCGCAAGGACGCCGCGCTTTGGGCCGAACGGGCGGTGCGGGTCGCCGCCGAGGAAACGCGGGCGCTGGAATGCGTGCGGCGGCTGGAAGCCGTGGAGCGCGAGGCCGGACAACTGGCCGTCTCCCTGCGCGAAACCCAGGCGCTGCGCCAGAAAATCCGCGCCGAACTGGACCGCCAGACCACCAAGCTGGAAGAAGCCAAGCGGCGGCGGACCTTGCTGAGTTCGCGCCAGTTCCACCTGGAATATGCCCAGTTGTCCGACCCGCTGGGCGGCACGGAGGCGGTCGATGCCGTGTTCGACCGCTGGGAAATACGGCTGGGCGCGGTGGAGCCGGACCTGGCCGCGGGCACCGGCTACGACGATCTCGCCGCCGAATTCGAGCGCACCGAACAGGCCGAGAGTTTGCGCCGCCGTTTGGCCGGCCTGGTCGCCGCCTCCAATCCCTCCCAATCCAACACCGAAACCGGGGAGTAA
- a CDS encoding cytochrome P450 produces MSQRPPKAPPRLPGALPLLGHIPDFGKNPHDFMMRLRAKLGDIAEFQMFHQDMVLMTGAEASEAFYRAPDEVLDQGPAYKLMTPIFGQGVVFDAPIPRKNEQLQMLMPALRDKPMRTYSEVIVGEVEQMTRDWGGSGDLNLLEFTKELTIYTASHCLLGPEFRYELSAEFAEIYRDLEHSIQPIAYVFPNLPLPIFRRRDKARVRLHGLVAQIMEKRAQSSEKSTNVFQMLIDAHYEDGSKLSSHEITGMLTAAVFAGHHTSSGTAAWVLIELLRHPEELRRVVAELDALFGEDGPVTFESLRQIPRLENVIKEVLRLHPPLILLIRKVMKDFQVGDYLIPAGKFVCAAPAVTHRIPELFPDPERFDPDRYTPERGEDRNLYGWQAFGGGRHKCSGNAFALFQLKAIFSLLLRRYEFELVNPPESYRDDYTKMVVEPNSPCLVRYRRRKTQAERTAATATATDAAQANRHRLKVVVDWDLCKGHANCMTEAPEVFQVDDKGKLTVLDEHPSAELLEKLRAAERYCPTRAIKIEGGEAEGGLCPFH; encoded by the coding sequence ATGAGCCAACGCCCCCCGAAAGCCCCGCCCAGACTGCCGGGTGCCCTGCCCTTGCTCGGACATATCCCCGATTTCGGCAAGAATCCCCACGATTTCATGATGCGGCTCAGGGCCAAGCTGGGCGATATCGCCGAATTCCAGATGTTCCACCAGGACATGGTGCTGATGACCGGGGCCGAGGCCAGCGAGGCGTTCTACCGCGCCCCGGACGAGGTGCTGGACCAAGGCCCGGCCTATAAGCTGATGACGCCGATCTTCGGCCAGGGCGTGGTGTTCGACGCGCCCATCCCGCGCAAGAACGAGCAATTGCAAATGCTCATGCCGGCCCTGCGCGATAAGCCGATGCGGACCTATTCCGAGGTCATCGTCGGCGAGGTCGAACAAATGACCCGCGACTGGGGCGGCTCCGGCGACTTGAACCTGTTGGAATTCACCAAGGAACTGACCATCTACACCGCCAGCCATTGTTTACTCGGCCCGGAATTCCGCTACGAACTCAGCGCCGAATTCGCCGAAATCTACCGCGACCTGGAACACAGCATCCAGCCCATCGCCTATGTGTTCCCCAACCTGCCCTTGCCGATCTTCCGCCGCCGCGACAAGGCGCGGGTGCGGCTACATGGCTTGGTCGCGCAGATCATGGAAAAACGCGCCCAAAGCAGCGAAAAAAGCACCAACGTGTTCCAAATGCTGATCGACGCCCATTACGAGGACGGCAGCAAGCTCAGTTCCCACGAGATCACCGGGATGCTGACCGCCGCCGTGTTCGCGGGCCACCACACCAGTTCCGGCACCGCCGCCTGGGTGTTGATCGAACTGCTGCGCCACCCCGAGGAGTTGCGCCGGGTGGTGGCGGAACTCGACGCCTTGTTCGGCGAGGACGGGCCGGTGACGTTCGAGTCCTTGCGGCAGATTCCCCGGTTGGAAAATGTCATCAAGGAAGTGCTGCGCCTGCATCCGCCCTTGATCCTGTTGATCCGCAAGGTGATGAAGGATTTCCAGGTCGGGGATTATCTGATCCCGGCCGGGAAATTCGTCTGCGCCGCGCCCGCCGTGACCCACCGGATTCCCGAGTTGTTCCCCGACCCGGAACGCTTCGACCCCGATCGCTACACCCCGGAACGCGGCGAGGACCGCAACCTCTACGGCTGGCAGGCGTTCGGCGGCGGGCGGCATAAATGTTCGGGCAACGCCTTCGCGCTGTTCCAGTTGAAGGCGATTTTCAGCCTATTGCTGCGGCGCTATGAGTTCGAGCTGGTCAACCCGCCCGAGAGCTACCGCGACGATTACACCAAGATGGTGGTGGAGCCGAATTCCCCGTGTTTGGTGCGCTACCGCAGGCGCAAGACCCAGGCCGAGCGGACGGCGGCGACCGCAACGGCCACGGATGCGGCCCAAGCAAATCGGCACCGGCTCAAGGTCGTGGTCGATTGGGATTTGTGCAAGGGCCATGCGAACTGCATGACGGAAGCGCCGGAAGTATTCCAGGTCGATGATAAAGGCAAGCTGACCGTGCTGGACGAACACCCGTCGGCGGAGTTGTTGGAGAAGCTCAGGGCGGCGGAGCGGTATTGCCCGACGCGGGCGATCAAGATCGAGGGCGGGGAAGCCGAGGGTGGGCTTTGTCCGTTCCACTGA
- a CDS encoding sigma-54-dependent transcriptional regulator, translated as MAGLRLSEAQRGFFGWVAEAVFANPFGPERAALDRRIAGIDPRAPADPARTLELAIEQVERRVRELDPDGRLRPDRYPAEDARLLQWVGLFRIYHAFRDEFGQFIERQAQSAEPLAPPFADALWAELAGLGLDAEARARYLGVFYQVRRGFHCIEREIVGLCPAVVELRMRLWNAIFTFRPDWYLRCLVGRMEDFSTLLLGETGTGKTAAARAIGYSGFIPYDPKTRRFKESYTRAFVGINLAQFPPGVIESELFGHRKGAFSGAIDHHQGVLARCSAHGAVLMDEIGDVEPLIQLKLLTVLQERRFTPVGGREPQQFNGRVIAATHRDLGRLRAEGRFRDDFFYRLCSDVIALPPLRQRIAENPAELRLMVAAILVRTFGPDGLALVDGVEERTRASVPADYPWPGNVRELEQCVRRICLTGRYEADGRAAPDGFLRRVAEGGLTADELLAGYLARLYGRCRTYEEVARRSGLDRRTVKRYIGMGEPEA; from the coding sequence ATGGCCGGATTACGTTTGAGCGAAGCGCAGCGCGGATTTTTCGGTTGGGTGGCGGAGGCGGTGTTCGCCAATCCCTTCGGGCCGGAGCGGGCCGCGCTGGACCGCCGCATCGCCGGGATCGACCCCCGCGCCCCGGCGGACCCGGCCCGGACCTTGGAACTCGCCATCGAGCAAGTGGAGCGCCGGGTGCGCGAACTCGACCCCGATGGCCGCTTGCGCCCGGACCGCTACCCGGCGGAAGACGCCCGCCTCCTGCAATGGGTGGGTTTGTTCCGCATCTACCACGCCTTCCGCGACGAGTTCGGCCAGTTCATCGAACGCCAAGCCCAGAGCGCGGAACCCCTGGCCCCGCCCTTCGCCGACGCGCTGTGGGCGGAACTGGCCGGCCTGGGCCTGGACGCCGAAGCCCGCGCCCGCTACCTGGGCGTGTTCTACCAAGTACGGCGCGGCTTCCATTGCATCGAGCGCGAAATCGTCGGCCTGTGCCCCGCCGTGGTGGAACTCAGGATGCGGCTGTGGAACGCCATCTTCACCTTCCGCCCGGATTGGTATCTGCGCTGCCTGGTGGGGCGGATGGAGGATTTTTCCACCCTGCTGCTGGGCGAGACCGGCACCGGCAAGACCGCCGCCGCCCGCGCCATCGGCTATTCCGGCTTCATCCCCTACGATCCCAAGACCCGGCGTTTCAAGGAGAGCTATACCCGCGCCTTCGTCGGCATCAACCTGGCGCAATTCCCGCCCGGCGTCATCGAATCGGAGTTGTTCGGCCATCGCAAGGGCGCGTTCAGCGGGGCCATCGACCACCACCAGGGCGTGCTGGCCCGGTGCAGCGCCCACGGCGCGGTCTTGATGGACGAGATCGGCGATGTGGAACCGCTGATCCAATTGAAACTGCTGACGGTGCTGCAAGAACGCCGGTTCACCCCGGTGGGTGGACGCGAGCCACAGCAATTCAATGGCCGGGTCATCGCCGCCACCCACCGCGACCTGGGCCGATTGCGGGCGGAGGGGCGGTTCCGCGACGATTTCTTCTACCGGCTGTGTTCCGATGTGATCGCGCTGCCGCCGCTGCGCCAGCGCATCGCCGAAAACCCGGCGGAATTGCGGCTGATGGTGGCGGCGATCCTGGTGCGGACCTTCGGTCCCGACGGACTGGCCTTGGTGGACGGGGTGGAGGAACGCACCCGCGCCTCGGTGCCCGCCGACTATCCCTGGCCGGGCAATGTGCGGGAACTGGAGCAATGCGTGCGGCGTATCTGCCTGACCGGGCGCTACGAGGCCGATGGGCGGGCCGCGCCGGATGGTTTCCTGCGGCGGGTGGCGGAAGGCGGGCTGACCGCCGACGAGTTGCTGGCGGGGTATCTGGCGCGCTTGTACGGGCGGTGCCGGACCTATGAGGAAGTGGCGCGGCGCTCGGGGCTGGACCGGCGGACGGTGAAGCGCTATATCGGGATGGGGGAACCGGAGGCGTAA
- a CDS encoding sulfotransferase family 2 domain-containing protein, giving the protein MPLYLLENKLVLFIHVPKAGGTSVEEYLSKHYLGLLDRGFRGHLPCSPQHFHAAMLATALKDAPLDYVFMVVRNPWDRLRSEYKFRKRHFKDAKDVDFDEWVERAVAAYRKNRFHLDNHLRPMSEFLLPGTEVFKLEEGLAALRDTLVQRYPAAIDAAWRFPAVNVIDKDGEPGEAPSKKVCDLVHGLYREDFERWYPLANVEGGD; this is encoded by the coding sequence ATGCCCTTATATTTGCTAGAGAACAAACTGGTTTTGTTCATCCATGTGCCCAAGGCGGGAGGCACTTCGGTGGAGGAATACCTTTCCAAACATTACCTGGGTTTGCTGGACCGGGGATTCCGGGGCCATTTGCCCTGTTCTCCCCAGCATTTCCACGCGGCCATGCTGGCCACCGCCTTGAAAGACGCGCCCTTGGATTATGTCTTCATGGTGGTGAGGAATCCCTGGGACCGGTTGAGGAGCGAATACAAGTTCAGGAAAAGGCATTTCAAGGATGCCAAGGATGTGGATTTCGATGAATGGGTCGAGCGGGCGGTCGCGGCCTACCGCAAGAACCGTTTCCACCTGGACAACCACTTGCGGCCGATGAGCGAATTCCTGTTGCCGGGCACGGAAGTCTTCAAACTGGAGGAGGGGCTAGCGGCCTTGCGCGATACCTTGGTGCAAAGGTATCCCGCCGCCATCGACGCGGCCTGGCGATTTCCAGCGGTCAATGTGATCGATAAGGATGGCGAGCCGGGCGAAGCGCCTTCCAAAAAGGTCTGCGACCTGGTGCATGGGCTGTACCGGGAGGATTTCGAGCGCTGGTATCCGCTGGCAAACGTGGAAGGCGGCGACTGA